TTCCTACAGTATTTGCAAATTAACTGTGGAGTACTTGTTGAAAAGGAACTCGCGAAatgtgttaaaaataaaaatcctgaAGAATCAGAAGCCTTCCAGCAAGAAACTTGCCTTCAGTTTTTGGGTTCGTTGAGGAAGGAGACTCCATGAAAGTTGCTTTTTATTTACTAAGGTTTCGTCGCTGTTTTTACTCCCCAAGTTGACTGACTAGACTTACAATGGCTATAAGGCAAAAAGTTTAAAGACAGGGAACAATCAAACGGTTTTAATAAACCAAGGAAACTATGAGATATTACGACAATATTAATAATGGAAGTTTATATATGTTACTGCGCCGTTAAGGTTCTaatttcaatctaaaaaatggggaTATATATTAGCTGTGGGAAAACCGTTACAATATTTTACTGCTAGACTGAAAGACTCCTATTCGTGAAATGCAGTAACATTTCACCTCGGAAGTATTTTTAGGCAGTAAGATGATTAAACTCTCATTTCAATTAATTTCCGTTTTCTCTGTTTTAGGTTCAGTCTTCTTCGGAATACCTCTTAGAACATACAGCAAGAGTTCGTGATATCGAATTGTTGACGGGAATCAACTTTTTCAGCGGACTGCCTGGTGGCGAGCAGGCGCGGCTTAAAACAATATCTCCAGTCAAACTGTGGGACACTATCACAAGTTAGACCAAATAACTGTTAAAATAGAAATGATGTTTATATGAAGGGATTTTAAAAGTATAGTTTAAGTAAAGTATAGATATTCTCCTCTCTTAAAAATCCGGGTCAGGCCGCATTGAACCGAGGTCGATTCGCCACTCTCACGTAGCTCATAATAAACCCCTTTTGCCGCCCCCTACCCCCCCACAAAAAATGTATaagaattctttttaatttctccttggTACGTTCGTTCAAGAAAGCGAAATTTGGGGGAGGTGTAAGCAAGGTGTGTTTTGAGCATTGTAAAACTGGCGAATAAAATGTCGCGAGCCATTTGAAATGCAGAATTTTATTGTCCCAAAAAGTCTTGTGATAAAGTATTACCTTTCACAGTCTCGTTTTCTTTTCTCGATCATTTAACATTAACTCTTTAGTCTCCTACTATGTACTAGTTAGGAGTTATTTCGTCTAAAGAGAACTTCTGGCTTAACTGGTTTTCTCTGTTTGGAGGTCAAAATTTCAAGGTTTTCTGGTTAATTTCgccagtaatttttaaaaactataTCGGGGTCCGGACAAGCTTCTTaaagtctttgttttttttcatatttactcTTAGGAGTGACGTAAACTTTACAACCATGCATTTATCAATTAAGAGGCTTTTTATTTTGACagcaaaaaggtaaaaagtcatcacgttttgtatgttttttctgttttgttgtaCATTAAACTCTCCAAGGTAATATAAGACcatattttcaaattaaaaaacgGAAATTCTTCCCATTTGAGTAAAGAAATATTAGTTTTCAGAAATATATATAGTTTACTGTATTATCATAGATTGTAATTCGTTTCAATCAAGCGATTGATATGTAAAAATTTTAGGCATAAACAAAGCTTCTATGTTTCAATATTAAAACGGAAAAAGGacttatttttgtcttttttgcccGGATTAACTTATTCAACGCTCCAAGTGCTAAAACCTCGGTAACTGCAATTTGGTGCGCAAATTCTGATTGTTAGGCTGATATGAATCGTACTTACCCAACAACCGGTCCGAATACCACctgctaaataaataaatcaagcGGTGTGATTGGTTAATAGTGGTTGACTACTATTAAGCCTTCGCGCCGTCATGGCTGTACAATTTCCCTTGTTTAGATGAAAAAATTACCCAGAGCAATGGCCTTTTTGTGACTGTGCAACTTTACTTTTTATGGAAGAAAACGATCCAAGGAATTTTCGCGTTGTAGAAGAAGCGGAAGATGAAATATATGACAAGATAAAAGAGTTAAAAATTTGCTTAGCTGATGCTGTTGAGGATGAAGACCGAATCGCCGAGGCTGATGCATTAAGTTTTCTGGGACTTGCGTTTTATAAACTCGGTGATTACACCACCGCAAAAGAATACCACGAAAAACATCTCCTATTATCACAAGAGTTGAAGGATGATAAAGGCGAAAGAAGAGCTCATTGTAATTTAGGATGTCTGTATAAAATAACAGGTGATTTAACCACAGCTAGAGAGCATTTTACAGCTGCACTGAACATTGCGAAAGAAAGAGGAGATAAAAGGCCGCTAGCGAAGATATATAACAATCTTGGGAATATTTACGAGTTGGAAATGAACTACGAAGAAGCGCTTAGTTGTAACAAAGAAAGACTCGCGGTTGCTAAGGAGCTGAGGGACCAGCATGGTATGGGAAAGGCTCTTGCAAATCTTGGGAACTTGTGTCATGTTTTAGGTCATCTCAGAGAAAGCATTGCATTTTACGAGGAACTGCTGGACATTCTAAGAGCTAAGTTAAGTATGTTCTCATTGTAAATGTATAAAACTAATTGCATGCCATTTGTGAATCAAGTGATGATGCTGCTCTCGTAGTGCTCAAGCGGATAAGTATCCGGCTTGAATGGGATTGAAATCACTGACGCACATACGATATCGATTATTCAGTGAATTTAGTATACGTGGAGCGCAGGTTAACAGTCAGTTTATTCTGACACTTCCGATCACCACATAATCGCTGAGTTGGCTTGATTGATTTGGATTGTCAGTAGTCAGATCATTCACCCCTCTGTTAACTGTTTTTGGCATCTTAAATAACAGTATTGTCTCATGTAAGTTGTGAACAATATTTACATGAAAGAGGAAATACAGACATATAGAGTTAAATTAAGTAACAGTGGCTTTGTTGAGGAAAAATGACAAGGAGAAttcgcccccctccccctcctcccccccgccccgcccccatgtaagggaatacgGATTCCGTATTCCCggaaatttttacttaaggACTCCAGAATCCTGGGATTTGGAATCCGGAGTTCGGCTCAAGGAATTCGGAACCCCATTGAAGATGGAAACCTGGAATCCTGGGATTTGGTATCTGGAATACTGCTCAAGGAATTCGGAACCCCATTAAAGATGGagatccggaatccaagttccactgacaaagaatccggaatccacggcgtggattccagaatccaagactgtcttgtatTTCCTTACATGGGAGGAGAGAAAACCTGTCATGAGGAATACAGGTAGTCGCGTGAACCTAACTCTCACTTTTCTTCACTTCAACCAGGAATACTCGACACTTTGGCTGAAGAGGAATCCAATTCAGAGGACGAGGATGATCTAGTTGATATCGATTTGGTCGCACTAGAAGCTGCAGCGTAAGTTGCGATTAGTCTTAAAACTCATTGAAAGATTTAATAAGATTACTGTACTAAAGCGTGTCACCGGACATATCATGTGATCTTTGGAGAGCCAGATAGTGAAATCTGTAACTAGCGGACACCCTTGAGGGGTTCCCTGGTGTCGCTTAACTGAGGTGTTCGCTGTACTCAGATTGGTTTTACTAACAATGGGGAGAAAATTGAGGACTCGGTGACAGTCAGTTTACGAAGAAAACGTTGTAACAGCTTTGTGTCATGTTTCGATTCAATTAATTCCATTCTCTCTGTTAAAGCAAGTTCATTTGTATCTTGATCGCACCCACTGCTCACAAATCCGTTTGAAACATTTGATAAACTTACACTATTTGAACGTTTTGATAATGGTACTCCTAACATGGTGGACATGAAAACTCATGACGTAATTCCATCTAACATGACGTCACCACATCGTGAAAACCATAGattactaaagtgtgacgtcataacaattaaatttctgaaattatgggatttgtcaggatattctgaaagaggaatgtccaagaggcctacttgccaaaaacgagcatttcggggcaaattgtctctgagatgtttGCCGGtgatactcagaaaactccattcaaacccttctaaatttttttggggtcgacccaaaGGGTTTGTGtagagttttctaagcataactgggcttcCATtccagagacaatttgccccgaaatgctcatttttggcaagtaggcctcttgggcattgttctttcagaatatcctgacaaatcccataatttcagaaatttcatttttatgacgtcgtcactttagtactctataacTATTATGGCTATAACCCCTCTCCCCTTGTCAGTTCTTCATAACGTCCATTACGGCCCCCCTCCAATCCTAGAAAAGGGGAATTCAAATATGCCCCATTTGAATAAGGTGAAGGTCGGGGGGGGGGTCACTGTACTCCCTTTAAAAAGCATGATATTCCATTTTCTAGAGAGGTCAAACAGAGGATGGAAGACGAGAGACTAGCAGAAGAACAAGCACAGGCAGGCGctaaaaagaaacgaaaatttAAAAACCCTTTCAAGAAAAGACCAAGAACAAGAGAGGAAAAGATCGAAGCCTGGTTAGAAAACTAGCTTCTCGAAA
The genomic region above belongs to Porites lutea chromosome 12, jaPorLute2.1, whole genome shotgun sequence and contains:
- the LOC140921211 gene encoding uncharacterized protein, with translation MEENDPRNFRVVEEAEDEIYDKIKELKICLADAVEDEDRIAEADALSFLGLAFYKLGDYTTAKEYHEKHLLLSQELKDDKGERRAHCNLGCLYKITGDLTTAREHFTAALNIAKERGDKRPLAKIYNNLGNIYELEMNYEEALSCNKERLAVAKELRDQHGMGKALANLGNLCHVLGHLRESIAFYEELLDILRAKLRILDTLAEEESNSEDEDDLVDIDLVALEAAAEVKQRMEDERLAEEQAQAGAKKKRKFKNPFKKRPRTREEKIEAWLEN